From a single Candidatus Poribacteria bacterium genomic region:
- a CDS encoding tetratricopeptide repeat protein, which translates to MKKLFFNYSLRFGQIFFANGVFRRKSAFHFVTGCVSVIIPLKYPIRQGISFLKTLIFFLFILVGAPIFAVGEISSQLKRVVTDEKLLVTDNRQLKGFFEKKSVLTTIPEPADLDLVEEKPLIAAIENAQKAVRKSPNTAEVWGHLGHVYLSHGWEMPAIPCYRQATRLAPNEFKWLYLLGRLTKQRQPEAAVKHLTRALTLDSTSAPAHLYLASALRILGRFDEAQQHLELAQHLQPNNPFSELWLGEIALAKQQLELARTHLEKALRLNPGQSEAHALMAQVAIALGDTQTAKQHAQAARNPSQYGELIDPLWWDVLKAGVTAPLYAERGRRYMSEGNYRKAVAEFETLISDAQKDIKVWFDYGVSLLYASRHAEALAALEHLVSLLDTDIEVQKERSADEIAYLKAQAYNYMGQLYYETGQTAAAIRACRTALQFKKNKTDGESHGRLNPSDYDTFFSNVHANLATVYENTGQFGEAIRHYQAALTSLNWEKGMPSQLSVHRDLAGAYWKQRRYTAAEPHYKLVIRYDATDVQVIYRLGLISLMKEEYLEAVSLFKKVIAIEARHVRAYGALGVAYQELGNIPEAIGTFERVLELEPGNKVALDKLRELHELF; encoded by the coding sequence TTGAAGAAACTGTTTTTTAATTATTCCTTGCGGTTCGGTCAGATATTTTTTGCTAATGGCGTTTTTCGACGTAAATCCGCCTTCCACTTCGTTACAGGCTGCGTTTCCGTTATAATACCATTAAAGTATCCAATTAGACAGGGGATAAGTTTCCTTAAAACGCTTATCTTTTTTCTTTTCATACTGGTCGGTGCCCCTATTTTTGCGGTTGGTGAAATTAGCAGTCAGTTAAAGAGAGTCGTCACAGATGAGAAACTTCTGGTTACTGACAACCGACAACTGAAAGGATTTTTTGAAAAAAAATCCGTACTGACGACTATTCCCGAACCCGCGGATCTTGACTTGGTTGAGGAAAAACCGCTGATAGCGGCGATTGAAAACGCTCAAAAAGCGGTTCGGAAGTCTCCGAATACTGCGGAGGTATGGGGACACCTCGGGCATGTCTACCTCAGCCACGGGTGGGAGATGCCAGCGATACCGTGTTATCGTCAAGCAACCAGACTCGCGCCCAATGAATTCAAGTGGCTCTACCTGCTCGGACGTCTGACGAAACAGCGTCAACCCGAGGCGGCTGTGAAACACCTCACCCGTGCGCTTACCTTGGATTCAACATCTGCCCCCGCACATCTCTATCTCGCTTCTGCGCTCCGTATTTTGGGGAGGTTCGATGAAGCACAGCAACATTTGGAACTCGCACAACATCTCCAACCGAACAATCCATTCTCTGAGCTCTGGCTCGGAGAAATCGCACTTGCAAAACAGCAGTTGGAACTCGCTCGAACGCATTTAGAGAAGGCACTCCGCTTGAATCCAGGGCAAAGTGAAGCGCACGCACTCATGGCACAGGTCGCTATTGCACTGGGAGATACCCAAACAGCGAAACAGCACGCGCAGGCAGCCCGGAACCCCAGTCAATACGGTGAGTTGATAGATCCGCTATGGTGGGACGTGCTTAAAGCGGGTGTCACTGCTCCGCTATATGCGGAACGCGGCAGACGTTATATGTCGGAGGGCAATTACCGGAAAGCGGTCGCTGAATTTGAGACGCTTATCTCAGACGCACAGAAAGATATAAAGGTCTGGTTCGACTATGGCGTATCACTCCTCTATGCGTCCCGGCACGCGGAAGCCTTAGCAGCATTAGAACACCTCGTATCGCTACTCGACACGGATATAGAGGTTCAGAAGGAGAGAAGTGCCGACGAGATAGCCTACTTGAAAGCGCAGGCTTATAACTATATGGGACAGCTCTATTATGAAACCGGACAGACGGCTGCAGCGATCCGTGCCTGCCGAACGGCACTTCAGTTTAAAAAGAATAAAACAGATGGCGAATCTCACGGACGGCTGAATCCTTCGGATTACGACACTTTTTTCTCAAATGTCCATGCGAATCTTGCAACGGTGTATGAGAACACAGGGCAGTTTGGAGAGGCGATTCGGCACTATCAGGCGGCACTTACTTCTTTAAATTGGGAAAAGGGCATGCCATCTCAACTGTCTGTGCATCGCGATCTTGCGGGTGCCTACTGGAAACAACGACGTTATACAGCCGCCGAGCCACACTACAAACTGGTCATCAGATACGACGCAACGGACGTTCAAGTCATTTACAGACTCGGCTTAATTTCTCTGATGAAGGAGGAGTATCTCGAAGCCGTCTCCCTGTTTAAAAAGGTTATCGCAATTGAGGCGAGGCACGTTCGCGCCTATGGGGCCTTGGG
- a CDS encoding CRTAC1 family protein, which translates to MAMFTKPYAITLILITLCLWTAQAETDKPFFTEVTAALGFTQAETPWQAGTYALPEVIGSGVALFDYDNDGVLDVLHVRFPPAAEEDTPAPNRLFRQQSDGTFVDVTETAGIGHEGYGQGVAIGDVDNDGDKDVYVTNYGADVFHRNNGDGTFALQEAGLSNDAWGTSATFGDYDRDGHLDLYVANYVQFDPETVCRGKHGAPDYCNPQVFEPAADRLFRNNGDGTFTDVSEQTGIAAMPGRGLGVVCLDLTGDGWADFYVANDGEANQLWVNQKDGTFTEEAILHGLAFNAYGQPEGSMGIAVGDVNGDTRPDLFLTHLSGETNTFYTTSTFSVFVDMTEMAGFAGRDLPFTGFGCGFVDFDNDADLDIALVNGRVKRGPVLESANTGEFWDFYAEPNLLFQNSQTTPVGGEKTPKQKHSFTDVSSRAPDFTRRIEVSRGMAFGDIDRDGDIDMVVSGLDNRLRFFRNDAPPPQHHYLSVQAITQNRDALGAHVTLQTPSRVLTGYVLSGTSYLSSSEPSVHFGLGEIDAIQTIEVHWQDGSRERFPGASINQRVVVYQGKGVSF; encoded by the coding sequence ATGGCTATGTTTACGAAGCCATACGCTATAACACTCATCCTCATCACACTCTGTTTATGGACAGCACAAGCGGAAACGGATAAACCCTTTTTTACAGAAGTGACCGCTGCACTCGGTTTCACACAGGCAGAAACCCCTTGGCAGGCAGGGACTTACGCCCTACCGGAAGTCATCGGGAGTGGGGTTGCACTGTTTGATTACGATAACGATGGCGTGCTGGATGTTCTACATGTCCGATTTCCACCCGCTGCGGAAGAGGATACTCCCGCGCCGAACCGACTTTTTCGACAACAAAGCGATGGAACGTTTGTTGACGTTACGGAAACTGCTGGTATCGGACATGAAGGCTACGGACAGGGGGTCGCAATCGGTGATGTGGACAATGATGGGGATAAGGATGTCTATGTGACGAACTACGGGGCTGATGTCTTCCACCGTAACAACGGTGATGGGACGTTTGCTTTACAGGAAGCAGGACTCTCAAATGATGCGTGGGGAACATCTGCGACCTTTGGCGATTATGACAGGGACGGGCACCTCGATCTCTATGTCGCCAACTACGTTCAGTTCGATCCAGAGACGGTCTGTCGTGGAAAACATGGTGCCCCGGATTACTGCAATCCACAGGTTTTTGAACCCGCCGCGGATCGGTTATTCCGAAACAATGGCGACGGCACATTTACAGATGTATCCGAACAGACGGGAATCGCCGCGATGCCCGGTAGAGGGCTCGGTGTTGTATGTCTTGATCTGACAGGCGATGGTTGGGCGGATTTTTATGTCGCCAACGACGGCGAAGCCAACCAGCTCTGGGTGAATCAGAAGGACGGCACCTTTACTGAAGAAGCCATACTGCACGGTCTAGCGTTCAACGCTTATGGTCAACCTGAAGGAAGCATGGGTATCGCCGTCGGGGATGTCAACGGTGATACGCGTCCCGACCTATTCCTAACACACTTGTCGGGTGAAACAAATACATTTTATACGACTTCTACCTTCTCTGTATTCGTTGATATGACGGAGATGGCGGGATTCGCCGGACGGGATTTACCTTTTACAGGATTTGGGTGCGGTTTCGTGGACTTCGACAATGATGCCGATCTGGACATCGCACTCGTCAACGGTCGGGTGAAGCGGGGTCCTGTCCTTGAGAGTGCAAACACGGGTGAATTCTGGGACTTCTACGCTGAACCGAACCTTCTCTTCCAAAATTCTCAGACAACGCCTGTAGGCGGAGAGAAAACACCCAAGCAAAAACACTCATTCACCGATGTGAGTTCACGGGCGCCTGATTTCACGAGACGGATTGAAGTCAGCCGCGGAATGGCTTTCGGCGATATTGATAGAGATGGCGATATCGATATGGTAGTGAGCGGTCTCGACAATCGACTCCGCTTTTTCCGAAACGATGCCCCGCCGCCACAACACCACTATCTTTCCGTGCAGGCAATCACCCAGAATCGCGATGCCCTTGGCGCGCACGTAACGCTCCAAACACCCTCACGTGTATTGACGGGATACGTGCTCTCGGGGACGAGTTATCTCAGCAGCAGTGAACCGAGCGTGCATTTCGGGTTAGGGGAGATCGATGCAATTCAGACCATTGAGGTCCACTGGCAAGATGGCAGTCGTGAAAGGTTTCCCGGCGCGAGTATCAATCAGCGTGTGGTGGTTTATCAAGGAAAGGGGGTATCTTTTTGA